The Lynx canadensis isolate LIC74 chromosome D2, mLynCan4.pri.v2, whole genome shotgun sequence DNA segment AGGGCCCCCCAGAATGTGGACAGTCAGGCACAGCCATCATCAGCAGTCCAGGGGAGTGACCTGGGACAACCTAGAAGGCTGTGATGTCTAGGTTGTGATTTCTAGGGCCTGCCTGCCACTGGCTCGCCCTGCAGCCTCAGCAGGTATCGTGCCTGCTTCTTCCCCGCACGCCGCGGGCTGGAGTGGGCTGGAGGCACGGTGCCCCTCTGTGTCCAAGGAAGGGGATTCGTGGGTGGGTCCTTCTGCTCGTGCTGGATTTGGAGGGTTTGGTGGCTGTCCTTTCCTTCGGGGAGGCAGATGGCAGGCCTTGCTGAGCTCTCTGGAGGAGCAGCCTGGTTCTGGACTGCAGATACCCTGCGTCAGGTCTGGTCTAGAGACCCTGGACTGGAGACATCCATGGCCAGGCTTTCTCACTCCCTCTTCCTGGCAGGCACGTCCCTGGTCCAGCACCTGATGACCGTCCTGATCCGCAAACACAGCCAACTCTTCACCTCGAGGGCCGAGGAGGGGCCGGCCTCCCCACGGGGGGGCCCACCGTGCACAGTGGCGTGGGGCTCCGAGGAGGTCCCAAGGGACAGCCAGCCAGAGCCCGGCAGCCCCGGCACCCCCGGCCTGCCATCACACAGGACCTCTTCTCTGGACGGGGCCACTGTGGCGGCGCTGTCTAGAACCTCCCCCATGGGTCCAGGTGGCCGAGGCAGCCCCACCACTGCCGCCAGCCCCGGGAAGAAGGTGCAGACTCTGCCCAACTGGAAATCTTCCTTCTGGCAGCCGGGGGCCCGGTCAGGGAGCCCGAAGGTGGGCAGCTCCTCCCTGGAGGTGCCCATCATCTCCTCCGGAGGGAACTGGCTCATGAACGGGCTGTCCTCCCTGCGCGGCCACCGCCGGGCTTCCTCGGGAGAACGGCTCAAGGACTCTGGCTCTGCGCAGAGACTCTCCACCTACGACAACGTGCCCCCGCCCAGCGGCCTCTTTCCCAGCACTCCCAGTGTGGCCAGCACAGCGTGGTCGGGGGCCTCCTCCTGCGAGGCGTCGGCGGGGGGCTCGCTCAGCAGCTGCACAGCCTGCCGGGCCAGCGACTCGTCCGCCTGCAGCTCCCTGCCCACCGAGGGGGGCCTCGAaccctcccctttccccagcaGCAGCGAGGACCGCAGATCCCCGGACCTGGGCCGCGGCCCAGACGAGGTGGGCACCTGCATCAGCAGCAGCGAGCCCAGTgacccaggcagccccagccaGGACTATGCCCGCTGCTCCGAGGCTCTCCAGGGCCTGGTCACAGAGCTCAGGGCGGAGCTGTGCCGGCAGAGGACTGAGTACGAGATGAGTATGAAAAGGTAAAGGGCTGCAGCCGCTGGGTGAGTGTGAGGccgcccccccactcccaccccccggGGGCCCGGCGGAGCCCTTGCGGCCAGCAGCCCACGGGGCACAGGCCCTGGGCAGTTGGCCTCTGGTCATGGCCTCTGGCACTGAGAGCAAGCCACCAGGAGGCAGGGCTCAGAGCACCCAGCCCCTGGGAGCCACCTTGCTGGGAGAATGCCCCCAGGATGGGGTTGGGAATGGAGGGGTGGGCTCCTATGTCTGGGAAAGCTCAGGAACTCTGGGGCCTGGCATGCAGTCAGAGCTCCATAAATGCCTGCTGGATGAGTGAGTGAGTCAGAAGCTCAGCCTTAGCTGCTCAGAGCACCTTTAATGGAGGGGCTCAGCATGGGGGTCCCTCCGTGGCCctcagggaggaggtgggcacCCTGAGGTGTGCAAGGGCCCAAGGAAGCGCCCTGGGCTGCCCATCGATGCTGGCCCTGGGCCAGCTAGCCTGGCTGGCTGACCTGGTCGGGCCCAATATGGAAACGCCTTCTGGGACTGTAATCCAATTTTCTATGAGGAGGGAGCTGGCTGTGCTAAGCGTTGCCCTCCTACCTGCCCTGGTCACAGGAGGATGCCTTGTGCCCCATTCTGAGCCCTGCAGGTTTGTTCACTGATGGTCCTGGTGTgatccttccccctcccctgtgaGGAGGGGTTTTCCAGCTCTGAGGCGCCAGGTTCTCCACCCAAGGTCAGGAGCAgtcttgcactgacagcatgcagtGCTTCTCCCAGCCTCTCCGGCTCCCTAGCCCCAGATGTCTGACCTGTAAATCAGGTCCCACCCACTAGCAGGTGTCTGTGTGTTCTGAGGTCTTCCTTTCTCCATCAGAGACagtggggggtggaagggaatCCTGCTTCTGACTCTGAGCCTGGGATTTCTACAGGGAGCGTCAATGGCAGCATCGGCCCTTCTGCTCTGCAGGAGGTCAGGGAGGGTCACAGCGGGCGACGTGTGAGCTAGGAGTTGAAGGACCAATAGGATTGGGCTGAGCCAGGAGGAGAAAGGACACAACAGGAGTAAACTGTGAGGTATACaacgggggcagggggagatacCCCACACACGGGAGCGCTGGGCTGGGACTTACCAGGCAGAGGTAACAATGGAACGCCCCGCAGATACAGAGGAGGAGGATTACAGCTGAAGATGAGCTCGCAGACAAAAACTACAGAATACATGGCAAGTGTGAGGACAGCCTCAGAGGGCGTCAGAGTCCACTTTTCACTTCCTCAGCTGTTTGTGGAGCCAGCTTGAGCTTCTAGTTCTTTTACCTTCTCAGAAGCTTAGGTTTCTCAGGGGGACAATGCTGTGCTTCGTGGAGGGCTCTGGGTGAGACTGCCTGGGGTCGGGCCCCTGCCCGCTGGGTATTGGCCGAGCATCCCAGGTGGGCTGTCTGACCCCGGTGTGTATTGGCTGAATGTCTGTCTGGCTGGCTCTCTGGGCTTGATGACATCACCCCTTTGGCATGAGGATTAAGTGCCAGCGGATGGGAGtcctcagcacagggcccggtGCAGCCAGAGTGCTCAGGAAGCTTTCACTGCTCACGCCTTCTCCTGCTTGGTGGGTGGGAGGCTCTCAGAAGCAAGGGGGCAGCAGCGGCAGCCCTTGTAGTACTCTCGCCAGCAGAGTGGTCTGTGCTGTCGCCCTGGGCCGAGGGGTGGTCTAGGGAGAGGAGGATCTCTCTGAGCACGGGAAAGAATAGAGCCCCAGCCAGCAGATCTTTACATATGGAGTCTGCACTGGGTCTGGTCTGGGGAGTTGGGGGAAACCAGCTTTCAGCCCTGCTTTCCGGGACTCAGAACACCTCCCCTGTACCAATTCTTACATTCCCAAAAGAGAATTCATTGAGTGGCTGTGATGTGCAGACACTGTACTAGATGTTGGGGACAGAGCCAAGACCAAAACCGATCAAAACCTctgtccttatttttatttggtgctgtgtgtgttgggggtgagggggagcgACCATGAAcgagatagatttttaaaatatctatggtatgtgaggggcacctggctggctcagttacacatccgactttggctcaggtcatgatctcgcggttcgtgagttcgagtcccgtgtcgggttctgtgctgacagctcagagcctggagcctgcttcagattctgtgtctccctctcgctctgcccctcctccactcgtgctcggtctctggctctctctctaaaataaacaaacataaaaaaatttttttttaatctatggtaTGTTAGAAGGTCAGATAAAGGAGGAGAACTAgcagggtggagggcaggggagcaTGGGAAGAGAGAGCTGGAAGGCTGTGCTGGGACAGAGGGAAGGCCAGGGGTTGCAGTGGGGAGAGGTAGGTGGAGGAAAGGGTCGGGCAAGTGGAGTGGGAGAAAGGGGGGTGGAAAGCAGAGTGTGGGGCTCCAGGCCAGACGTGTGCATGTCATGGACCTGACGGGCAGCAGTTGAGGTGGAGAAAAGCACCAGATTCTGAACGTGTTTGGAAGGCTTGCTAACTGGTCAGATGTGGGGGTGAAAGAAAGAACGGACTTAGGGGACATTTTTGTCTTGGTGTAATAAATGGAAGGGGGGTGTTCAGTGTGTGGGACACCAGGGCCACGGAAGTGGTTTGGAGAAGAAGGGTCAGGAGCCAACTGTGGACCCGCTGAGGTGCGGTGCTTACCAAGTTTCTGAGTGCAGTCGAGGCACACAGAGGCTGAGAGGTCGTCAGCATGTAGATGCAGCCTCGGGTCTGGAGACTGGATGAGGTCACACGATGAGCCACACAGAGAGGAAACAGGAGGCCCAGGCCCAAGCTTGAGAGCACCCGATCGGGGAGGAGGAGCCAGCCAAGAGGGGGCTGGAGCCCGAGGAGAAGCAGTGAGGAGTCTGGGGGGGCCTGCTGCCACCTGCCATGGGGATTCTTCTCATAGCGTGTCCTGTGCTCCCCAGATGGGCTGGGCTGCAGGGAGGTTTCCTGCCTTCTTCATGCTTTGTGTTCGTTGATTGAGGGTggaggcctgggcctgggcctggatGCGGTGGCAATGGATTCTTACTCCTATTACCCCATGTCACAGGTGTTGCGCTGTGCACTCGTGGCCTTCTGTGTTCATTGTAGCTGTAGCTCCTGGAGGAAGGGTTGTCCCTGACAGTTTTTCAGAAAAGACACCAGGACCCGGTAGTTTGTGTTCTGCCCACAGTCACGTGCCTCATAAGCAGCCAggctggggctcaaactccagtGTTTTGGTTCTCAGGGGCTGGGCTTAGCATGCCCCACAGGCCTTACGGGAAGTAGGCATCTGGCTGAAAAGATGGATGTGCCGACCTCTGTTCTGTGCGGTGTCAACATCCACAGAAGCATGTCTGCCACGGCATCAAGGAACGCTGATGTGGCCTCCTGGGGAGGATCCAGAGACTTATCGCTGAGGGTGAGGCATTCGAGCTGGGGCGTGAAGGACAAGTAGGAATGGAGGGCACAACCCAAATGGGGTTTCCAGTGAGTCGCCGTGTCTGGCTGGGGCCTGCGGGGGGGCCATGGGAGGTGGGGCagctggagggaggctggggtccAAGGCGGCTCCCAGAAGAGCAAAGGCGAGGGGCCAGTTTCCTACTTCCGTCTCCATCTGGGGACCAGTCCTGCCTTCTGCCAGCCAGCAGTCCATTCCTCAGCAGACAGTTGGCTGGGCTGGAGGGCAAGtggattttatattttagcaAGGACTCAGGCTCCCAGCCTCGAGTGCCAAAGGGCCAAATGCTCATGCTGGCCTTTCTGGGTCACAGGCGTAGGGGAGGTCCCCCGGGGGGTGAAGTACCAGGGTCCCGGGAGGAGCTGCCGAGGCCTGTGGGGCCTGCTGCAGAGCCAGCTCTGAGCCCGCATGCGTCTTCCCATCCCTGGGCCGCCTGACCGGCTCCTTCGGAAGGAGTGCACGCAGGCACGTGTTCACTGACACCCAGCCATCAGTCTAAAACAGTGtctttcttcttgattttaaAGACTCGAAGAAGGTAGTGCCACTCTGAGGAAGCGAATGTCGCAGCTGGAAGAAGAACTggaccaggaaaagaaaaagtacacgATGCTGGAAATAAAGCTGAGGAACTCGGAGCGGGCCCGGGAAGATGCGGAGAAGAGGAACCAGCTGCTGCAGAAGGAAATGGAGGAGTTCTTCTCAACCCTGGGAAGCCTGACCGTTGGGGCAAAAGGGGACAAGGCCcccaagtgagggagggggaagagctCCCTTCTGCAGCGGTGCTCGCCCGCCCCTGAGCAGAGACGGCCGCCGGCCTCGTGAGGAGCCACGAGGCCCTGCAGCTTGGACCTGGGCCTCAGTGGTGCCAGGAGCTCCAGAGCCAGCTGGAGGGAGGAGTGCTGACACCCCCAGGGGGACTGTCGGGAGCCCAAGCCCCACGTGGGATCTGGATGCTGCTCCGGCGGTGCGGGGCCTGGCAGGTGTCAGAGGCGGCAGCCCCGTGACCCACCGAAACAGATG contains these protein-coding regions:
- the ARHGAP22 gene encoding rho GTPase-activating protein 22 isoform X4 translates to MLPTASSKRTFAARYFARSKSLVMGEQSRSPGRPPCPHRLGPILKEGWLKKQRSIMKNWQPRWFVLRGDQLFYYKDKDETKPQGFISLQGTRVTELLPGPEDAGKHLFEISPGIFGQRLEDTVHHERKYGPRLAPLLVEQCVDFIRERGLTEEGLFRMPGQANLVRDLQDSFDCGEKPLFDSTTDVHTVASLLKLYLRELPEPVVPFARYEDFLSCAQLLTKDEGEGTLELAKQVSSLPLANYNLLRYICKFLDEVQSHSNVNKMSVQNLATVFGPNILRPQLEDPVTIMEGTSLVQHLMTVLIRKHSQLFTSRAEEGPASPRGGPPCTVAWGSEEVPRDSQPEPGSPGTPGLPSHRTSSLDGATVAALSRTSPMGPGGRGSPTTAASPGKKVQTLPNWKSSFWQPGARSGSPKVGSSSLEVPIISSGGNWLMNGLSSLRGHRRASSGERLKDSGSAQRLSTYDNVPPPSGLFPSTPSVASTAWSGASSCEASAGGSLSSCTACRASDSSACSSLPTEGGLEPSPFPSSSEDRRSPDLGRGPDEVGTCISSSEPSDPGSPSQDYARCSEALQGLVTELRAELCRQRTEYEMSMKRLEEGSATLRKRMSQLEEELDQEKKKYTMLEIKLRNSERAREDAEKRNQLLQKEMEEFFSTLGSLTVGAKGDKAPK
- the ARHGAP22 gene encoding rho GTPase-activating protein 22 isoform X1, coding for MLPTASSKRTFAARYFARSKSLVMGEQSRSPGRPPCPHRLGPILKEGWLKKQRSIMKNWQPRWFVLRGDQLFYYKDKDETKPQGFISLQGTRVTELLPGPEDAGKHLFEISPGGTGEREKVPANPEALLLMASSQRDMEDWVQAIRRVIWAPLGGGTARRSHAHPLEPLPSGIFGQRLEDTVHHERKYGPRLAPLLVEQCVDFIRERGLTEEGLFRMPGQANLVRDLQDSFDCGEKPLFDSTTDVHTVASLLKLYLRELPEPVVPFARYEDFLSCAQLLTKDEGEGTLELAKQVSSLPLANYNLLRYICKFLDEVQSHSNVNKMSVQNLATVFGPNILRPQLEDPVTIMEGTSLVQHLMTVLIRKHSQLFTSRAEEGPASPRGGPPCTVAWGSEEVPRDSQPEPGSPGTPGLPSHRTSSLDGATVAALSRTSPMGPGGRGSPTTAASPGKKVQTLPNWKSSFWQPGARSGSPKVGSSSLEVPIISSGGNWLMNGLSSLRGHRRASSGERLKDSGSAQRLSTYDNVPPPSGLFPSTPSVASTAWSGASSCEASAGGSLSSCTACRASDSSACSSLPTEGGLEPSPFPSSSEDRRSPDLGRGPDEVGTCISSSEPSDPGSPSQDYARCSEALQGLVTELRAELCRQRTEYEMSMKRLEEGSATLRKRMSQLEEELDQEKKKYTMLEIKLRNSERAREDAEKRNQLLQKEMEEFFSTLGSLTVGAKGDKAPK
- the ARHGAP22 gene encoding rho GTPase-activating protein 22 isoform X3, coding for MLPTASSKRTFAARYFARSKSLVMGEQSRSPGRPPCPHRLGPILKEGWLKKQRSIMKNWQPRWFVLRGDQLFYYKDKDETKPQGFISLQGTRVTELLPGPEDAGKHLFEISPGGTGEREKVPANPEALLLMASSQRDMEDWVQAIRRVIWAPLGGGIFGQRLEDTVHHERKYGPRLAPLLVEQCVDFIRERGLTEEGLFRMPGQANLVRDLQDSFDCGEKPLFDSTTDVHTVASLLKLYLRELPEPVVPFARYEDFLSCAQLLTKDEGEGTLELAKQVSSLPLANYNLLRYICKFLDEVQSHSNVNKMSVQNLATVFGPNILRPQLEDPVTIMEGTSLVQHLMTVLIRKHSQLFTSRAEEGPASPRGGPPCTVAWGSEEVPRDSQPEPGSPGTPGLPSHRTSSLDGATVAALSRTSPMGPGGRGSPTTAASPGKKVQTLPNWKSSFWQPGARSGSPKVGSSSLEVPIISSGGNWLMNGLSSLRGHRRASSGERLKDSGSAQRLSTYDNVPPPSGLFPSTPSVASTAWSGASSCEASAGGSLSSCTACRASDSSACSSLPTEGGLEPSPFPSSSEDRRSPDLGRGPDEVGTCISSSEPSDPGSPSQDYARCSEALQGLVTELRAELCRQRTEYEMSMKRLEEGSATLRKRMSQLEEELDQEKKKYTMLEIKLRNSERAREDAEKRNQLLQKEMEEFFSTLGSLTVGAKGDKAPK
- the ARHGAP22 gene encoding rho GTPase-activating protein 22 isoform X2, whose translation is MLSPKIRQARRARSKSLVMGEQSRSPGRPPCPHRLGPILKEGWLKKQRSIMKNWQPRWFVLRGDQLFYYKDKDETKPQGFISLQGTRVTELLPGPEDAGKHLFEISPGGTGEREKVPANPEALLLMASSQRDMEDWVQAIRRVIWAPLGGGTARRSHAHPLEPLPSGIFGQRLEDTVHHERKYGPRLAPLLVEQCVDFIRERGLTEEGLFRMPGQANLVRDLQDSFDCGEKPLFDSTTDVHTVASLLKLYLRELPEPVVPFARYEDFLSCAQLLTKDEGEGTLELAKQVSSLPLANYNLLRYICKFLDEVQSHSNVNKMSVQNLATVFGPNILRPQLEDPVTIMEGTSLVQHLMTVLIRKHSQLFTSRAEEGPASPRGGPPCTVAWGSEEVPRDSQPEPGSPGTPGLPSHRTSSLDGATVAALSRTSPMGPGGRGSPTTAASPGKKVQTLPNWKSSFWQPGARSGSPKVGSSSLEVPIISSGGNWLMNGLSSLRGHRRASSGERLKDSGSAQRLSTYDNVPPPSGLFPSTPSVASTAWSGASSCEASAGGSLSSCTACRASDSSACSSLPTEGGLEPSPFPSSSEDRRSPDLGRGPDEVGTCISSSEPSDPGSPSQDYARCSEALQGLVTELRAELCRQRTEYEMSMKRLEEGSATLRKRMSQLEEELDQEKKKYTMLEIKLRNSERAREDAEKRNQLLQKEMEEFFSTLGSLTVGAKGDKAPK